The Mycobacterium seoulense genomic interval GGGCTACTTCGGTGCCAGCACCGGAGCGGGCGCGGCCCTGGTCGCCGCCACCGACCCGCGGGTGAACGTCGCGGCGGTGGTGTCCCGGGGCGGGCGGCCGGATCTGGCGGGGCCGTTCCTCGCCCGCGTCTACGCGCCGACGCTGCTCATCGTGGGCGGCAATGACGACGTGGTGCTGGAATTGAATCGGCAAGCGCGAGCAGCGATCCCCGGCACCTGCAAACTCACCGTCGTACCGGGCGCCACCCATCTGTTCGAAGAACCTGGGACGCTCGAGAAGGTCGCCATGCTGGCCCGCGACTGGTTCGTCGACCACCTGAGCCCGGCAGCTGTGACCACGAACCCGGTATAGCGTGGTGCGGGTGACCAGACTGACATTGACCGTGCCGGAGACAGTCGATCCCGACGAGCTGGCAAGCGAAATCGTCACAGCCCTCGCCGACCGGCTCCGGGACGACCACGGCTACGAGTTGGCGACCGCAACCGGGACGGGTGGCACCGGGACCCGCGAATATCCGTTGCATCCGGCCGGCGGCATCGTCCTCGATAGTGAGCCGGGCAAATTGACGGTCACGCTGCGCGGCGTCAACGCCGACGCGCACGACCTCTTCACTGGAGTCAGCAGTGAGCTGGAGCAGCGGCACGAAGGGATTCGCGTCGGTATCGGCTGACCGTTGGCCGTTCGGGGGCGCCAAACCGTCTGAACCGCAAGCAAATCAAAGCCTGATCGGCGGTCATGAATTCCGAGACCGGCCGGCCCATACCGATTCGCAGGGATCCCACTGTGCCGCCGGACCACCAAAACATGACTTTCGACTCTCGTCAACGGCGGCAGACCAGCACAGACTGCAAACCATGACCGCATCTGACGACACCGCGCAAAACTGGCGCGACGTGGCCGATCATCTCACCGCTGCGCAAATCGCTCAGCTGGAGCGCCTCGAACACGACGAACCGCAGACGCTGCTGGACATGGCGCGGCAGTGGGCGGCCAAGAACGTGTCCGCCGGGATGCCATTCGACGCGATCGGACCGCCCGACGGTGCGGTTCGCACGTTCGACTGGCACCTGGACAGCAATTGGTTTCGCGACTTCGAGGGCACCTCTCGCCGTAGCGGGTCTGCGCACGTGCAGATCTGCGGCCGACAGCAGGTCGACGGCTCCACGCGGCGGTGGATCTCCGTGCACGCCCGTCACCTGAATGCGCTGGACGCATCAGCCGCGCGCGAACTCGCCGCGGCGCTGACCGAGGCGGCCGACGAGGTCGAGCGACTGGGCTGAGTGTCTTCCGACCGAGATGACGGACGAGCCGGAGGCTCTATGCTGCAGATGAATTCGCGCTCCGTCGGTAGCCGGAATCAGCGTAATTGACGGATATACCTCGGCTGAAAAGGACAAATGACCCTATGCCGCAAAAGGTGCAATCCTTACTGTTGAAGTGCGCACGCGGCGAATATCGTGACAGTAACGACGATCACATGGCAGGCGAATGATGAGTGCTCACTACGAGACCGGCCCCGCGGCCGGCGAATACAGCGTCGAGGATGACAACCAACTTCAGCCGGAGGACACCCTGGTGGATCGCGGCGTGGACGACATCCTCGACGAGGGATACTCACCGCCCGAGCACCCTTACGCGCGCGGCGCATTCGGCCCGGCCGAGACCATGGACCAGATTCTCGCGGAGGAAGAGCCAGATCCTGCGTCGCGAATCAACGTCGTCCTCGACGAGGACGACCAGCGGCGCAGCGACGCCTCCGAGCGGGACGCCGAATTTCCGGAACGGCGCGAGGTGGGCAGCGCACGAGCCGGCCGGCTTATCGCGCCGGACTTGGGTTTTGGCGAAGATGCCGACGAGGAGCTGTTCGCCACGGACGTCGGAATCAGCGGAGGCGCGGCGTCCGCCGAGGAAGCCGCCATGCACGTCATCGACGAGGAAGATTAAGGCCCTCTCCCGCTCGCCGTCGCAGCGGTAGCCTCAAGAATTCGATCGGCGGACGCGGAGGGTTTTTCGGTATGAAGATGTGGATCCAGATTTGCGGCCGGGATGAAGACCACGAATATCCGGACGGCGCCACCTATGCAGTACTCACGGGCGGCGTGCTGAGGGTCAATAGCGGCAAAGACATTCACCTCTACAGTCCGACGTACTGGCAAGAGGTCACCATTGATACCGGCCCCGCGGCCGAACTCGACGAACGAGCCCAACAACTCGACGAAGATCTCAGATGGCAATAGTCGCCGCACCGCGACGGTAGGCGCGGCGACTTCTCGACGCCGTCTCGGCCCGGGAATGCTCAAGCAAGGGGCGCGATGAGCAAAGGTACGGCCACGGCCGCCCCGGATAACGAGGCCGCGGCGACTGCCGTCAAGAGCAAAGGCCTGCGGGGTGGCGCGCTCGGTCTGATCTCGGGCGTCGTGGTCGGCCTGGCGTCGATGGCGCCCGCCTACAGCCTTGCCGCGACATTGGGTCTCATCGTGGCCAGTGGTGGTGGACAGCTCGCCGGCGTCAAAGCCCCGGCGGTCGTTCTCCTTTCATTCATCCCGATCTACCTGATCGCCGTCGCCTACCGAGAACTCAACGAGGCAGAACCGGATTGTGGCACCACGTTCACATGGGCATCGCGCGCATTTGGACCTGTCGTCGGATGGCTCGGCGGCTGGGGCATCATCGCCGCGGAAGTGATTGTGATGGCCAACCTGGTCGATATCGCCGGGAAGTACTCGTTCAGGTTGGCCGGCGAGATGGGATGGCATTCGGTTGCGGACCTGGCCAACAGCAGGCTCTGGTCGACGGTCGCGGGTGTCTTCTGGATTGCCGCGATGACGTACATCTGCTATCGCGGCATCGCGGTCTCGGCCAGACTGCTGTACGCCCTGCTGTCCATTCAAATCGTGGTGCTGGTCGCGTTTTCGATGGTCGCGCTGGTCAAGACGTATTCCCATGACGCCCAGGTCTTTTCGCTGCATCCGTCGCTGTCCTGGTTCTGGCCGGGCGGTCTTGATTTCGGGACGACCGCCGCCCCCGCAATTCTGATGGCAATCTTCATGTACTGGGGCTGGGACACCGCCGTGTCCTGCAACGAGGAGTCCGACGACCCCGGCCGCACGCCTGGCCGCGCCGCCGTCATCTCGACTTTCCTGCTGTTGGCGACCTACACCCTGGTCACCGTGTCGGCCGTGGCGTTCGCCGGTGTCGGGACGGCGGGCATCGGGCTGGGGAACCCGCACAACTCGAAAGACGTGTTCGCTTCCATCGGTCCGGAACTGTTCGGCAACGGCGTCTTCGGGAAGGTTGCACTGCTGTTGCTGGCGGCATCGATCCTGACGTCGGCCTCCGCGTCGACGCAGACGACGATCCTGAAGACAACGCGCACCACCCTGTCGATGGGGGCGTACCAGGCGTTACCGCACTCGTTCGCGAAGACCCACCCTCGCTACCTGACGCCGACCACGTCCACAATCGCGGTCGGCGGAGTCTCCGTCCTCTTCTACGTGCTGTTCACGCTTGTCAGCGAGAACCTGCTGGCCGCGCTGATCGGATCGGTCGGGTTGATGATCGCGTTCTACTACGGGCTTACCGGGTTTGCGTGCGCCTGGTACTACCGCCATACCCTTACCGCTTCGGTCCGGGGTTTTGTGATGCGCGGCGTCGTCCCGTTGCTGGGCGGCGTGGTCTTACTGGTCGTTTTCGTCTACGGGCTCATCCAGTACGCCAGGCCCGAGTGGTTGACCGATGACGAGGGCCACCCCATCACGATCCTCGGGTTCGGGGCCGTCGCGGCGGTCGGTGTCGGCGCGCTGGCGCTCGGAGTGATCCTGATGCTGGGCTGGTGGGCGATCGCCCCGGGTTTCTTCCGCGGCCGCACCCTCACGCGCGGCCCCACCGGAGCGGATTCCGGTGAGGGCACCGTTCAACCGGTAGGCCCATGAGCTTTGTCGGGAGCGAGCCGCCCTAACGCCAGCCGGCACGACGAGGCTCCCCCACCTAGAAGTCACGTGGTCATCGCCATACCAGCTACACTCACACCCGCCAGATCAGGACGCGTAGGCTGATCGTCCGGAATGGCACCTGGACGCCGCGAACGCCGCTGAACCCGCCTAGCTAGGTTTCAGTCAGGTATTCGAAGACGTCCCCCGCCCTCGTAGCTCAGGGGATAGAGCACGGCTCTCCTAAAGCCGGTGTCGCAGGTTCGAATCCTGCCGGGGGCACTTGGTGTTTGCGCAGTTCAGCGATGGTTTTCAGATGTCTGCCGACTGGCCTCGGCTGGTTCTGGTCGGTGCTGTGGTCGGTGATTGGTTGGCGTCAGCTGGCGCAGCCTGGCTCGCGATAGTCAATCGCGTTGCATCAGCCGACGATGAGCGCGCGGGCGTCCTTCATCAACAGCATCAAATGCAGCGGATCGGTCGAAGACGTCCAAAACTCGAAGTTGGCGTAGAACGTGCGGACCTCATCGTGCGGCACCGCACAAAACGGCCCCCGCTATCTATAGTAGAAAATGCTATAGTTGGGCATGAGCGGTCGGAGTGACGTATTGCGGACGGTGATGCACGAAACAGGCACCACCCAGTCCGAGTTGTCTCGGCTCAGCGGTGTGCACCAGCCGAGCATCAGCCAGTTCCTCTCCGACAAGGTTGAACTCAGCGATGAGCAGCTCGACCGACTGCTGTCCTGTATGGGGTACCGACTCGAAATCACCCGCCAGCCGGTCACTCCCAAGCTGACACGTTCCGAACGCCGCTCGTGGAAACTGCACCGCGAGCTGGCCAGGCACCTGAGGCGGTCGACTCTCACACAATGGCAACCCGCGATCGAGCACAACCTGCGACGATTGCGGTCCGGCGTCACCGGCCAGCCACACATGAGAAACCTCGACCGCTGGGAATCACTCATGAGAAGCGGCGACGTACCCGGCCTTCATCGCGTCCTTACTGGACTCAGCCGCGATTGCATCGAGATGCGCGAAGTCTCACCGATGGGTGGACTGCTCCGCGATGAGGAGCGCATCCGCGTTTTGCGCACGGTGCGCTGATGCGGCGCGACCAGCTTGAGCACGCTATCCGGACTGCCTGCCAAATCGCGGGCCTGACTGAAGTGATCATCGTCGGCTCCCAAGCGATCCTCGGCACCTACACCGAAGATCAGCTGCCCTTCTACGCCACCAGATCGGCGGAAATCGACGTTCTCCCGATCGCCGACAACACCGGTGAAATCACCCGTCTCGCAGACGAAATCGAAGGAGCAGCGGGCGAATTCTCCCCATTTGAGCAGCTTCACGGCTTCAGTATCGACGCCGTAGACCTGCAGACCTCGACACTGCCCGGCGGATGGCGCGATCGACTGGTCAAGGTCCAGAACGAGAACACCGCCGCCCCATCGGGCGAACCTCAATTCATCGGATGGTGCCTCGACAAGGAAGACCTGTGTGTTGCGAAATTGTGTGCTCTCCGAGAGAAGGACTTGAACTTCGTCGACGCACTGATCACTGCTGATCTTGTTGACCCGCAAGTGATCGCAACGCGCCTCGCGACCGTACCCGAACGCTTTGGGAGAGCCTCCCAACGCGCAGCCGCCTGGCTCGCTCACCGCACAAACAGCGTTGAGTAGCTCGCGAACCGCAGCCGCGGCGTTGGGATTGGCCAGGATTGGGAAAGGATGTCACTTCGCCGCGAGGCACTTCTTCCGAGTACTGCCACATTATGGATAACCGCTATTGATCCATCAGGTTCCGGCTACACGTTCGCCCGCCGCTCGCAGACGTGCCAACCGGATGGGCCGCCGATATGTCGCCCTACGTCGCTCGGGACGACGTTAGTGGTGCTAATGCGTCGCGGCAGTCACCGTGAGACAAGTCGGCTTCTCTGCCAAGGGCGGCTCTGGTCCTGCCGACCCTCCGTCAACGCTGATCCGTGGTCGGTGTTTGGTCGGTGAATCTGGGACACGCCGTGGCGCGATGTAGCGTCAGATGGCCCAATATGGCGGGGCCAGAGGCGCTTCGACCCCGCGGACTCGTCCGCTTGGAGGTTCTCACAGGACGAGCGAGCTGACCGGTGGCGTAGCGGCTTGAGCCAAAAGCCCCTGGCGCATCTCGCCGAGATATAGTCAAACGCCTCGCCAAAATTCATTGCCGAACCTTGCCGATGGCCGCCCCGAATTCATCAACCCTAGCGATAAACCGTGAGCATAAGCGGCCGAGAACATCTATCTGGTTGGTCCAGCGACCATGACCTCGCTATACGAGAACACTCACGTGTGAATGATCTGTGGCCGTGCCAGCAAAATGGGAAGCTCACCGAGCCTCCACGGGGTATTGATACCGCGCTGGGCTCGAAATCTGTTGTGGGGCCAGCGTAGTTCGACTCGCAAGCGTGCGTGTCAGACCCTACCTAGCCGGGGCGCTGACTTGTATTATTCAAAGATGTTTCGCTGTCTCGCGGCTTTTCGCCTGGTTATCGGGATGGCGCTCGTTCCCGTCGGATCGGCCGGCGTCTCGCACGCATCGCCGTCGGGGGAAGATGCATCCGGACAGTGCTCCTTTGTGCTCACACCGCCTGAAGTTGTACAGGTATCCGGAGAGAGCAAGGTGTTGGTCACGATGCATCCGGGGCCGTGCACCACAGCTGCCGTCCCCAACTCGCAGGTGGTGTGTGTATCTATAGCGGGCGACGGTTCGCCTGGGCATTGCGCATATAAGTCCGGTCAGGAGACGGTGCGCATGTACTACTTCTACCGGCCTGGGGCGACATACGTGGTGAAGGCCCAAGGATGTGCAGACTCCATCACGCCGCCGTACACGTTGTGCCAGAATTTCGGCCCGACACAGACGACCCTGTAATGCTGCCGCGCATATCCCTTGGGCCACCGCGCTTTCCGACTAGACGGGGTCGAAAGAGGAGATCAGCCAACGGCCGCCGCTCTTGTCCAACGTCACCCGGACAGTGGACGCGGTGTCCGTGGGCGCATCATTGCCAACAGTCACGGTCTGGTTGACGAACACCAGGACAACCGCGTGGTTGGGAGTCGCCGACACCGACGCCGCCGCGGGAACGGTGGCGATCGCCGAAATGTGGTCCTTTCTGGCGCCGGGCATCACGACGTCATGGACCAATTGTGTGTAGGAGTCCTTGAACTTGCCGGTCAACCGGTCCCGCGCGGCAGTTAGGTCTTTATCGACGGTGTCGGGCTGGTAGGACAGTATTGCCACGGTGGAATCCTTAGCGGCCGCGACCGACTCGATACCGGCGACCGCCGAATCCCGGACCCACGCGTCTTGCCACTTCAAATAACCCGCGGCCGCCGCGATCATCATCGCGACCGCTGGAAGCACCCAGAAGACAAGCACCCGCGACCATTTGATCCGGCTGATTCGGCGTTTACGTTCCGGCGGCTCAACGTCTTTGACATCTTTTTCGGTTTCAACATCATCGGCTTCAGCATCATCAGAGGACGTGTCGCCCGATTCGGCAACGTCTTCCGCGTCCCCGCCGCTCGTGTCCTCGGCAGGTTCGGCCCGGTCTTCGGCGTCATTGGTGATGGTCTCCGCGTCGCCGATCGCCTCGGGTTCGCTCGTCTGGCTGGCGACCTGCCCAGCCTTCTCCTCGGAGACCTCGGTTGCGTCCGGATCGGTCTTGCGATCGGTTTTGAGCCGCACTGCGATAGTTCCTTTTCTGGTTGGCAGAGCCCGGTGTCGGCGGTTGCCGGACAACGGCCTGCTCACGGTACAAATCCGACATTGGAGACTTTTGCGCCACCGCCGACCTTCTGCACCGTTATCCGCATTCGCCAATGCCGCGGATCCTGTTCGGCCGCAACGGCATTCGAGGTCTTAACGGATACAGCCACCAGAACCTGGGCTTCGTCGCCCGATTGCGACTCGAGACCCGCGTCGGTGATTGTCCCCACCGACGTGGACTGCGCCTTCTTGACCACATCAACGAAAGGTTTTGATCGCTGGGAGAAATCGTCGTAGAACTGACCCGTCGCGGAGTCCAGGATGCGCTGGACGTCAGCGTCGGCGTGGTGCCAGTCGATTGTGGTCAGGTTCAGCGCGCCTTGCCGCCCGACCTGAACCAGCAGCTCGCGTTGCTGTTGGGCCTGACGTGACTGATATCCCCGATACCCGAACCATCCGGCCACCGCGCCCAAGGCCACGACCGTCACCAAACCCAACGCCGCTGCCAGCCGCACCGGCGTGGCCCGCTTTTTAGGCGGCGCAGCGTCTTCGGAAGCGTCGTCGACGTCTTCATCGACGGCAGTGTCATAGTCGTCGGCCGCATCGGATTCGTCCGGGGCGACTCCCGCCTCGGCGTTCTCGTCTTTCGAGGTGATCCTGTTGGGCAATTGCGTTGAATCGCCGTCGCTCTGCCCCGGCGTCGCCGCGGACGTAGACGGACGGCCTGTCGCGCTCAGTTCGTCTTGGGCGGCATCAGCATGCTTTGCCATGTTTGCTCCTTTGTGGCACCACGGGCCAGGTCTCGTTGTGTGTACATACGCCCGTCGGGTCCCACGTACATGCCCGTGGCTGGGTCGTACTGGACGGCTGCGATCGGCGGTGGTTCCGGACCGGGCGGCGACGGTGCGGGGACCTGCCCCGCTGGTTCCTCCCCCGGCCTGAACTGCGGGACACCTTGGCCGGAAAATGTAGCGTTCGGATCACCCTTCCAGTTCCAGCCGTCGTTCAGCGGAACGTACGTCTCGTCGCTCTCGCACATCTTGACGGTAGGCGCCCGCTTGCCGGGCCGGGTCTCACACGGCAGATTGTGTGCGCCACGCACGTTGAGCTGCGAGTCTTGTGGCACCCGGCAGTAGAAATCCCCCTTCGGGACATCCGGGTAGTCCTCGTAACTGGGCGCCCGCTGCTGCTGGGCCGGCAGGAATCCCGTCGTGCACGGCGGCGGCCAGTTGAGGTTTAGCTTGAAGCTCAGAAAGGGGGCGCGGTAGGGCTGCTTGGTGTCTTTGTTGGCCACGCCGATCGCCTGGATGTCGGCGGCCCCCTGTGGCAGCTCCACCAGAAGGGATTCCAGATTGTCGCGGTAGGTGACGCCTACCTGCCCGACACTGACCAAGTTGGCCAGGACGATCGGCAAGGTGGGGTTCAGCCGGTCGAACAAATCGCGTGCCTCGGCGGCGGCTGGGCCACCCTTATGCAGCAGGCCCGCAACCGAGGAGTCGTTGTTGCGCAACTGCGAGGTGATCGCCGCCAGGTGTGAGGCCCACGCCTGGATTCCGTCCGATGAGTCGATCTGACTGTCGAGCAGCGGCTTGGAGTTGTCGATCAGATTGACCAGTGCGTCCAGGTTCTTTCGGGCGTCGATCGACAGCGCAGTCGTCCCTTTCACCAGCCGGGAAAGTTCCGGCCCGAGCCCGCCGACTGCGACATACGACTCGTCGACCACCGTTTTCAGGTTGTCCCGTGGGATCGCGTTCAGTCCGCGGTTGGTGGCCGCCAACAGCGAATTGATGTCCGGCGGGACATACGTGCGGTCGACCGGTATCACGTCACCGTCTTTCAGTGGCGGCCCGGCCGTGCTGCGGGGCAGCAGTTCGACGTACTGCTCGCCGATCGCCGACACGCTATGCACCTGGGCGCCGGAATCGGCCGGAATATGGAAATCCGAGTCCATCCGCAGCACCGCCTCGGCGCCGCTATCGGTCAGGCGCACGGCCTGCACCCGACCGACTTCGACCCCGTGGTAGGTGACATTCCCGCCGGCATACAGGCCACCCGCCTGCGGCAGTTTGACCGTGACCTCATACCGATCGATCCCGAAAAAGAAGGTCGGTATCTGCATGTAGGCGAAAAAAATGATGGCGGCCGCGGCGGTGCTGACCGTCGCGAAAACCGCCAGCTGGAGTTTGACGCGTCGGGGGAGTCGGTTCAGCATGATGTCACGGCCCCTGGTTGAAGTGGTAAGGCACGACCAACGGGTTACCGGGGTTGTACTGGCTTCCCGCCATGCAGGGGCTGGGCAGCTGGCCGATGGTGCGGCCCCACTGAAGCTCCAGCTCGCTCAGGTTGCACTCAAACCGGGTGCCGGTGAACAACCCCGAGTCCAGCCGGCTCAGGGTCAAGTCGAAGATGCCGGTCAGGTTTGCGTAGTCACCGCGCAGCCATTTGCTCAGCGTGTCCTTGGGGAACGGGAAGGTGCCGAAGAGGCCCAGCGAACGGGTCAAGGACACCCCCGCGTCGCCCAGTGACTGCAGCACCGGGCCGAGGTCGTTAAGTTCCTGCACGAGGCTTTGCTTGGTCTTGTTGACCGAGTCGGCGGCAAGCGCACCGAATCGGCTCAGGTCACCCAGCGCGTTGGCAAGGTCCTCCCGATCGTCCTTCAGCGCCGTCAACGCGTCCGGGATCGTCTTCAGCGCCTTGTCGATCACCGGTTTTTCGTCGGCGAATTGACCGGCCAGGTTGTTCAGGCTGTCCGTCGCGGCGATGATGTCGTCCTTTTGGTCGTTGAGGTAGCCGACGAACTTGTCGAGCTGGCCGAGCAGGCTTCTCAGGTCCTGCTCGCGACCGGTGAACGCGGTGCTCAGCGCCTTGGTGATGTCCTGGACCTGCCCTAGGCCGCCGCCGTTGAGCACCAGGGAAAGCGCCGCCAGCGTGCGTTCGGTTGACGGATATCCGCCCGCCGAGGACAGCGGTATAAACGACCCATTTTTGAGCTTGCCCAGGGGCGGCACCCCAGTGGGTGGCGCCAATTCGAGGTGTACCGAGCCCAGCAGGCTGGTCTGGCCGATCGTGGCCGTCGCGTTGGCCGGGAGGTCCACGCCGCCTTCGATGCTCATCGTGACCAACGCGTGCCAGCCCTGCAGTTCGATGTCGGTCACGGTGCCGACGGTGACGTCATTGACCCGGACGCGGGAGTTCCGCTGCAGGTTTTGAATGTCGGACATCTCTGCTTTAACGGTGTACGAACCGGGCCCGCCGCCCTTGGTTCCCGGCAGCTTGAACGAGTTCGCCCCGTGGAAGCCGCAGCCCGATAGCACCAGCGCAAGTGCCGTCACCAGGCCCGCGGCCATGCGATACCGTGGTGCCCGGCTCATTGTCCACCCCCGGACGGCACCATCATTCCGCGCAAGCCGGCGGCCGGATCTGGGGTCTGCACCGGCGCGGCCGGCGGTGGCGCGGCCGGCGCGTCTGTTGCGCTTTCCTGCGGCGGCGCGGCGGCCGGTGCGGGCGCTCCCGGAGGTGGCGGGGGAACGTAGTCGGGCCGCAGCCAGTCCTCGCTGTAGGTGATTTCGTTCGGCCGCGCGGTGGCGCCGACGAAGAGGTTTTCCCCCAGCGGGAGGAAGTTGATCTGGCGGTTTTTGATGATGGGCGCCAGGTACTGCACGCACAGCTTGGCCGACTCCTTGGAGTTTTTGCGCGACGCGGCTTCGACCGCGGCGCACAGGAATTGGATCGTGTTGGCGAATTGGTTGACGTCCAGGATGCCGGTCAACGAGCCCTGCGCGGGGTTGTAGATGTTCAGGAAGTTCTGGAACGCGGTCGGGGCGACATGCAACACCTGTTTGATGTCGTCGAGACTCTGGTTCACCGCCGTGGTCACCGACGCCAGCTTGTCCGACGCGGTGCCCAGCGTCTCTCGGTTGTCGGCGACGAAGTCTCTGACGTCGCCGGCCACGTCGTTGAGGTCGCGGACCGCGTTGCCGACGGCGTCGGGGTCGCTGGCCAACAAGCCGGTCACCGCGGCCAGGTTTTGGTTCAGTTGCCGCAGCAGGTCGCTGCTGTCGTGCAGGGCGGAGACCAGGATGGACAGGTTTTTGAAGGTGCTGAACAGGTCGTCGCTGTGATCGCCGAGCGCGGAAATCGCCTGCGACAGCTTGATGAGCGTGCTACGGATATCCGGCCCCTGGCCGCGCAGGTTGTCGGCCGCGGTGTTGACGAACGCCCCCAAGGTGCTGGTTCCGCCTGGCTTGGCGGGCTGGAGTGTCTCAGTCAGTTTTTGTAGCTGCTGGCGAAAATCGTCGTATTCGACCGGAACGGCGGTGCGGTCCTGCGGGATTGTCGCGTGATCGGCCATAGTCGGCCCGCCCGTGTAGGCGGGCGTCAGCTGGATGGCTCGCGGTGTCACCAGTGACGGCGCGATGATCACGGCTTTGGCGTCGGCGGGCACCTTGTATTTGTCGTCATACCAGAAGGTGATCTTGACGCGGCTGGGTTGCGGTTCGATCTTCTCGACCCTGCCCACGCGCACGCCGAGGATAACGACGTCGTCCCCGGCGTAGAGGCCGGTGCTGTCCGCAAAATAGCCGACGACTTGCGTATGGCCGATGCCGGTCGCCAATCCGACGACGGTGACAATGCCGCCGACAAGGACGACCGCAAGTGCGATGGCCACGCCGAGCTTGACGTAACGGTTCCTCACTGGCCACCCCCTCCAGCCGGCTGGGATGGGCCGATGGGTCCGGGTCCGTTCAGCACGGGCGGTTGGCTCGGCGGTATCTGACCAGGTGCTGGTAGTTCGACGGGCCCCCCTGGCGGGATGGACTGTCCTTCGCCCGGACCCGGCGGCGCGGGAGGTCCCGGCGGGGGGCCGCCGGGTGGCGGCGCGGGCAGCGGCTGCCGATACGGATAACAGCCGGGGCCGGGCAACGCCACGCCGGGCACACCGCATGGATGGTCGCTCGGGTTGCCGGTGATGGCATCCGGGATGGTCATGCGTGGTTCCCCGCCTTGGCC includes:
- a CDS encoding helix-turn-helix domain-containing protein translates to MSGRSDVLRTVMHETGTTQSELSRLSGVHQPSISQFLSDKVELSDEQLDRLLSCMGYRLEITRQPVTPKLTRSERRSWKLHRELARHLRRSTLTQWQPAIEHNLRRLRSGVTGQPHMRNLDRWESLMRSGDVPGLHRVLTGLSRDCIEMREVSPMGGLLRDEERIRVLRTVR
- a CDS encoding DUF5709 domain-containing protein, producing the protein MSAHYETGPAAGEYSVEDDNQLQPEDTLVDRGVDDILDEGYSPPEHPYARGAFGPAETMDQILAEEEPDPASRINVVLDEDDQRRSDASERDAEFPERREVGSARAGRLIAPDLGFGEDADEELFATDVGISGGAASAEEAAMHVIDEED
- a CDS encoding MCE family protein; this translates as MLNRLPRRVKLQLAVFATVSTAAAAIIFFAYMQIPTFFFGIDRYEVTVKLPQAGGLYAGGNVTYHGVEVGRVQAVRLTDSGAEAVLRMDSDFHIPADSGAQVHSVSAIGEQYVELLPRSTAGPPLKDGDVIPVDRTYVPPDINSLLAATNRGLNAIPRDNLKTVVDESYVAVGGLGPELSRLVKGTTALSIDARKNLDALVNLIDNSKPLLDSQIDSSDGIQAWASHLAAITSQLRNNDSSVAGLLHKGGPAAAEARDLFDRLNPTLPIVLANLVSVGQVGVTYRDNLESLLVELPQGAADIQAIGVANKDTKQPYRAPFLSFKLNLNWPPPCTTGFLPAQQQRAPSYEDYPDVPKGDFYCRVPQDSQLNVRGAHNLPCETRPGKRAPTVKMCESDETYVPLNDGWNWKGDPNATFSGQGVPQFRPGEEPAGQVPAPSPPGPEPPPIAAVQYDPATGMYVGPDGRMYTQRDLARGATKEQTWQSMLMPPKTN
- a CDS encoding DUF6036 family nucleotidyltransferase encodes the protein MRRDQLEHAIRTACQIAGLTEVIIVGSQAILGTYTEDQLPFYATRSAEIDVLPIADNTGEITRLADEIEGAAGEFSPFEQLHGFSIDAVDLQTSTLPGGWRDRLVKVQNENTAAPSGEPQFIGWCLDKEDLCVAKLCALREKDLNFVDALITADLVDPQVIATRLATVPERFGRASQRAAAWLAHRTNSVE
- a CDS encoding Mce protein, with product MAKHADAAQDELSATGRPSTSAATPGQSDGDSTQLPNRITSKDENAEAGVAPDESDAADDYDTAVDEDVDDASEDAAPPKKRATPVRLAAALGLVTVVALGAVAGWFGYRGYQSRQAQQQRELLVQVGRQGALNLTTIDWHHADADVQRILDSATGQFYDDFSQRSKPFVDVVKKAQSTSVGTITDAGLESQSGDEAQVLVAVSVKTSNAVAAEQDPRHWRMRITVQKVGGGAKVSNVGFVP
- a CDS encoding virulence factor Mce family protein, with the protein product MRNRYVKLGVAIALAVVLVGGIVTVVGLATGIGHTQVVGYFADSTGLYAGDDVVILGVRVGRVEKIEPQPSRVKITFWYDDKYKVPADAKAVIIAPSLVTPRAIQLTPAYTGGPTMADHATIPQDRTAVPVEYDDFRQQLQKLTETLQPAKPGGTSTLGAFVNTAADNLRGQGPDIRSTLIKLSQAISALGDHSDDLFSTFKNLSILVSALHDSSDLLRQLNQNLAAVTGLLASDPDAVGNAVRDLNDVAGDVRDFVADNRETLGTASDKLASVTTAVNQSLDDIKQVLHVAPTAFQNFLNIYNPAQGSLTGILDVNQFANTIQFLCAAVEAASRKNSKESAKLCVQYLAPIIKNRQINFLPLGENLFVGATARPNEITYSEDWLRPDYVPPPPPGAPAPAAAPPQESATDAPAAPPPAAPVQTPDPAAGLRGMMVPSGGGQ
- a CDS encoding virulence factor Mce family protein, which codes for MSRAPRYRMAAGLVTALALVLSGCGFHGANSFKLPGTKGGGPGSYTVKAEMSDIQNLQRNSRVRVNDVTVGTVTDIELQGWHALVTMSIEGGVDLPANATATIGQTSLLGSVHLELAPPTGVPPLGKLKNGSFIPLSSAGGYPSTERTLAALSLVLNGGGLGQVQDITKALSTAFTGREQDLRSLLGQLDKFVGYLNDQKDDIIAATDSLNNLAGQFADEKPVIDKALKTIPDALTALKDDREDLANALGDLSRFGALAADSVNKTKQSLVQELNDLGPVLQSLGDAGVSLTRSLGLFGTFPFPKDTLSKWLRGDYANLTGIFDLTLSRLDSGLFTGTRFECNLSELELQWGRTIGQLPSPCMAGSQYNPGNPLVVPYHFNQGP